From one Marmota flaviventris isolate mMarFla1 chromosome 1, mMarFla1.hap1, whole genome shotgun sequence genomic stretch:
- the Sin3b gene encoding paired amphipathic helix protein Sin3b isoform X2, whose amino-acid sequence MAHAGSGGGSGGSAGRGLSGARWGRSGSAGHEKLPVHVEDALTYLDQVKIRFGSDPATYNGFLEIMKEFKSQSIDTPGVIRRVSQLFHEHPDLIVGFNAFLPLGYRIDIPKNGKLNIQSPLTSQNSHNHGDCAEDFKQQMPYKEDKPQVPLESDSVEFNNAISYVNKIKTRFLDHPEIYRSFLEILHTYQKEQLHTKGRPFRGMSEEEVFTEVANLFRGQEDLLSEFGQFLPEAKRSLFTGNGPCEMNNVQKSDHDKSLEHGKKRSRPSLLRPVSAPAKKKMKLRGTKDLSLAAVGKYGTLQEFSFFDKVRRVLKSQEVYENFLRCIALFNQELVSGSELLQLVSPFLGKFPELFAQFKSFLGVKELSFAPPMSDRSGDGISREIDYASCKRIGSSYRALPKTYQQPKCSGRTAICKEVLNDTWVSFPSWSEDSTFVSSKKTPYEEQLHRCEDERFELDVVLETNLATIRVLESVQKKLSRMAPEDQEKFRLDDSLGGTSEVIQRRAIHRIYGDKAPEIIESLKKNPVTAVPVVLKRLKAKEEEWREAQQGFNKIWREQYEKAYLKSLDHQAVNFKQNDTKALRSKSLLNEIESVYDEHQEQHSEGRSAPSSEPHLIFVYEDRQILEDAAALISYYVKRQPAIQKEDQGTIHQLLHHFLPSLFFSQQLDLAASEESADEDRDGPPGQSSDPSERKKPASGPQSSPPEEKGTFGDTPAAEQPPAPPPKPLDDVYSLFFANNNWYFFLRLHQTLCSRLLRIYRQAQKQLLEHRTEKEREQLLCEGRREKGSDPAMELRLKQPSEVELEEYYPAFLDMVRSLLEGSIDPTQYEDTLREMFTIHAYIGFTMDKLVQNIARQLHHLVSDDVCLKVVELYLNEKKRGAAGGNLSSRCVRAARETSYQWRAERCMADENCFKVMFLQRKGQVIMTIELLDTEEAQTEDPVEVQHLARYVEQYVGTEGASSSPTEGFLLKPVFLQRNLKKFRRWQCEQVRALRGEAKSSWKRLIGVESACDVDCRFKLSTHKMVFIVNSEDYMYRRGTLCRAKQVQPLVLLRHHQHFEEWHSRWLEDNVTVEAASLVQDWLMGEEDEDMVPCKTLCETVHVHGLPVTRYRVQYSRHPASP is encoded by the exons ATGGCGCACGCAGGtagcggcggcggcagcggggGCTCCGCGGGCCGGGGGCTGAGCGGCGCCCGCTGGGGTCGCTCCGGTTCCGCGGGCCACGAGAAGTTGCCGGTGCAC GTTGAGGACGCCCTCACCTACCTGGACCAGGTGAAGATCCGCTTTGGCAGTGACCCCGCCACCTACAACGGCTTCCTGGAGATCATGAAGGAGTTCAAAAGCCAGAG caTCGATACTCCTGGAGTCATCAGGCGTGTCTCACAGCTCTTCCACGAGCACCCTGACCTCATTGTTGGATTTAATGCTTTCCTTCCCCTCGGATACAGAATAGACATTCCCAAGAATGGCAAGTTAAACATACAGTCGCCTCTGACAAGCCAG AATTCGCACAACCATGGTGACTGTGCAGAAGACTTCAAGCAGCAGATGCCATATAAGGAGGACAAACCCCAGGTGCCCTTGGAGTCAGATTCTGTAGAATTCAACAACGCCATCAGCTACGTGAATAAGATTAAGACCCGTTTCCTGGACCACCCAGAGATCTACAGGTCATTCCTAGAGATACTCCACACTTACCAG AAGGAGCAACTGCACACGAAGGGCCGGCCGTTCCGAGGCATGTCTGAAGAGGAGGTCTTCACTGAGGTGGCCAACCTGTTCCGGGGCCAGGAGGACCTGCTGTCTGAGTTTGGACAGTTCCTGCCTGAAGCCAAGCGGTCTCTG TTCACAGGCAACGGGCCATGTGAGATGAACAACGTCCAGAAGAGCGACCATGACAAGAGTCTGGAGCACGGCAAGAAGCGCTCTCGGCCCTCGCTCCTCCGGCCCGTGTCCGCCCCCGCCAAG AAGAAGATGAAACTCCGAGGTACCAAAGACCTGTCCCTCGCGGCTGTGGGGAAGTACGGGACCCTTCAGGAGTTCTCCTTCTTTGATAAG GTGCGCAGGGTGCTGAAGAGCCAGGAGGTGTACGAGAACTTCCTGCGCTGCATCGCCCTCTTCAACCAGGAGCTGGTGTCGGGCTCTGAGCTCCTGCAGCTGGTCAGCCCGTTTCTAGG GAAATTTCCAGAACTCTTTGCACAATTCAAGTCTTTCCTGGGGGTAAAAGAGCTGTCTTTTGCGCCACCCATGAGCGACCGATCTGGGGATGGAATAAGCCGGGAAATTGACTATGCATCCTGCAAGCGCATCGGGTCCAGCTACCGGGCTCTCCCCAAAACCTACCAGCAGCCCAAGTGCAGCGGGAGGACAGCCATCTGCAAGGAG GTGCTGAATGACACCTGGgtctccttcccctcctggtCAGAAGACTCCACCTTCGTCAGCTCCAAGAAGACGCCCTACGAGGAGCAGCTGCACCGCTGTGAGGACGAGCGATTCGAG TTAGATGTTGTCCTGGAGACCAACCTGGCCACCATCCGTGTGTTGGAAAGTGTGCAGAAGAAGCTCTCGCGGATGGCACCGGAAGACCAGGAGAAGTTCCGGCTGGACGACTCCCTGGGCGGCACGTCGGAGGTGATCCAGAGGCGCGCCATTCACCGCATCTATGGTGACAAAGCCCCTGAGATCATCGAGAGCCTCAAGAAGAACCCCGTCACCGCCGTGCCTGTCGTCCTGAAGAG GCTGAAGGCCAAGGAGGAGGAGTGGCGGGAGGCCCAGCAGGGCTTCAACAAGATCTGGCGCGAGCAGTATGAGAAGGCCTACCTCAAGTCCCTGGACCACCAAGCCGTGAACTTCAAGCAGAACGACACCAAGGCCTTGCGCTCCAAGAGTTTGCTCAACGAGATCGAGAGTGTCTATGATGAG CACCAGGAGCAGCACTCGGAGGGCCGCAGTGCCCCCTCCAGCGAGCCGCACCTCATCTTCGTCTACGAGGACAGGCAGATCTTGGAGGACGCGGCGGCCCTCATCAGCTACTACGTGAAGCGGCAGCCAGCCATCCAGAAGGAGGACCAGGGCACCATCCACCAGCTGCTGCACCACTTCCTGCCCAGCCTCTTCTTCTCCCAGCAGCTGGACCTGGCGGCTTCGGAGGAGTCAGCCGATGAGGACCGGGACGGCCCCCCAGGCCAGAGCTCAGACCCCAGCGAACGAAAGAAGCCGGCATCAGGGCCACAGAGCAGCCCCCCAGAGGAGAAGGGGACCTTTGGGGACACGCCAGCTGCTGAGCAGCCACCTGCACCACCACCCAAGCCCCTGGACGACGTGTATAGTCTCTTCTTTGCCAATAACAACTGGTACTTCTTCCTGCGCCTGCACCAGACCCTGTGCTCCAGGCTCCTGAGGATCTACCGCCAGGCCCAGAAGCAGCTGCTGGAGCACCGCACCGAGAAGGAGCGGGAGCAGCTGCTGTGCGAGGGCCGCAGGGAGAAGGGCAGCGACCCCGCCATGGAGCTGCGCCTCAAGCAGCCCA GTGAGGTGGAGCTGGAGGAGTATTACCCGGCCTTCCTGGACATGGTGCGGAGCCTGCTGGAGGGGAGCATCGACCCCACGCAGTACGAGGACACCCTGCGCGAGATGTTCACCATCCACGCCTACATCGGCTTCACCATGGACAAGCTGGTGCAGAACATCGCACGACAG CTACACCACCTGGTGAGCGACGACGTGTGCCTGAAGGTGGTGGAGCTCTACCTGAATGAGAAGAAGCGGGGAGCGGCTGGCGGGAACCTGTCTTCCCGCTGTGTCCGAGCTGCCAGGGAGACCAGCTACCAGTGGAGGGCCGAGCGCTGCATGGCCGACGAGAACTGCTTCAAG GTGATGTTCCTTCAGCGCAAAGGACAGGTGATCATGACCATCGAGCTACTGGACACTGAAGAGGCCCAGACAGAGGACCCTGTGGAGGTCCAG CACTTGGCCCGCTACGTGGAGCAGTACGTGGGGACTGAGGGCGCGTCCAGCTCCCCCACCGAGGGCTTCCTGCTGAAACCCGTGTTCCTGCAGAG GAACCTCAAGAAATTCCGGCGCTGGCAGTGTGAACAGGTGCGGGCGCTGCGCGGTGAGGCCAAGAGCTCCTGGAAGCGGCTCATCGGGGTGGAGAGCGCGTGCGACGTGGACTGCCGCTTCAAGCTCAGCACCCACAAGATGGTGTTCATCGTGAACTCTGAGGACTACATGTACCGCCGCGGGACCCTCTGCCGGGCCAAGCAG GTGCAGCCCCTGGTGCTGCTCCGCCACCACCAGCACTTCGAGGAGTGGCACAGCCGCTGGCTAGAGGACAATGTGACCGTGGAGGCAGCCAGCCTGGTACAGGACTGGCTCATGGGTGAGGAGGACGAGGACATGGTGCCCTGCAAGACGCTCTGCGAGACGGTGCACGTGCACGGCCTGCCCGTCACCCGCTACCGCGTGCAGTACAGCCGCCACCCTGCCTCGCCCTGA
- the Sin3b gene encoding paired amphipathic helix protein Sin3b isoform X1, with protein MAHAGSGGGSGGSAGRGLSGARWGRSGSAGHEKLPVHVEDALTYLDQVKIRFGSDPATYNGFLEIMKEFKSQSIDTPGVIRRVSQLFHEHPDLIVGFNAFLPLGYRIDIPKNGKLNIQSPLTSQENSHNHGDCAEDFKQQMPYKEDKPQVPLESDSVEFNNAISYVNKIKTRFLDHPEIYRSFLEILHTYQKEQLHTKGRPFRGMSEEEVFTEVANLFRGQEDLLSEFGQFLPEAKRSLFTGNGPCEMNNVQKSDHDKSLEHGKKRSRPSLLRPVSAPAKKKMKLRGTKDLSLAAVGKYGTLQEFSFFDKVRRVLKSQEVYENFLRCIALFNQELVSGSELLQLVSPFLGKFPELFAQFKSFLGVKELSFAPPMSDRSGDGISREIDYASCKRIGSSYRALPKTYQQPKCSGRTAICKEVLNDTWVSFPSWSEDSTFVSSKKTPYEEQLHRCEDERFELDVVLETNLATIRVLESVQKKLSRMAPEDQEKFRLDDSLGGTSEVIQRRAIHRIYGDKAPEIIESLKKNPVTAVPVVLKRLKAKEEEWREAQQGFNKIWREQYEKAYLKSLDHQAVNFKQNDTKALRSKSLLNEIESVYDEHQEQHSEGRSAPSSEPHLIFVYEDRQILEDAAALISYYVKRQPAIQKEDQGTIHQLLHHFLPSLFFSQQLDLAASEESADEDRDGPPGQSSDPSERKKPASGPQSSPPEEKGTFGDTPAAEQPPAPPPKPLDDVYSLFFANNNWYFFLRLHQTLCSRLLRIYRQAQKQLLEHRTEKEREQLLCEGRREKGSDPAMELRLKQPSEVELEEYYPAFLDMVRSLLEGSIDPTQYEDTLREMFTIHAYIGFTMDKLVQNIARQLHHLVSDDVCLKVVELYLNEKKRGAAGGNLSSRCVRAARETSYQWRAERCMADENCFKVMFLQRKGQVIMTIELLDTEEAQTEDPVEVQHLARYVEQYVGTEGASSSPTEGFLLKPVFLQRNLKKFRRWQCEQVRALRGEAKSSWKRLIGVESACDVDCRFKLSTHKMVFIVNSEDYMYRRGTLCRAKQVQPLVLLRHHQHFEEWHSRWLEDNVTVEAASLVQDWLMGEEDEDMVPCKTLCETVHVHGLPVTRYRVQYSRHPASP; from the exons ATGGCGCACGCAGGtagcggcggcggcagcggggGCTCCGCGGGCCGGGGGCTGAGCGGCGCCCGCTGGGGTCGCTCCGGTTCCGCGGGCCACGAGAAGTTGCCGGTGCAC GTTGAGGACGCCCTCACCTACCTGGACCAGGTGAAGATCCGCTTTGGCAGTGACCCCGCCACCTACAACGGCTTCCTGGAGATCATGAAGGAGTTCAAAAGCCAGAG caTCGATACTCCTGGAGTCATCAGGCGTGTCTCACAGCTCTTCCACGAGCACCCTGACCTCATTGTTGGATTTAATGCTTTCCTTCCCCTCGGATACAGAATAGACATTCCCAAGAATGGCAAGTTAAACATACAGTCGCCTCTGACAAGCCAG GAGAATTCGCACAACCATGGTGACTGTGCAGAAGACTTCAAGCAGCAGATGCCATATAAGGAGGACAAACCCCAGGTGCCCTTGGAGTCAGATTCTGTAGAATTCAACAACGCCATCAGCTACGTGAATAAGATTAAGACCCGTTTCCTGGACCACCCAGAGATCTACAGGTCATTCCTAGAGATACTCCACACTTACCAG AAGGAGCAACTGCACACGAAGGGCCGGCCGTTCCGAGGCATGTCTGAAGAGGAGGTCTTCACTGAGGTGGCCAACCTGTTCCGGGGCCAGGAGGACCTGCTGTCTGAGTTTGGACAGTTCCTGCCTGAAGCCAAGCGGTCTCTG TTCACAGGCAACGGGCCATGTGAGATGAACAACGTCCAGAAGAGCGACCATGACAAGAGTCTGGAGCACGGCAAGAAGCGCTCTCGGCCCTCGCTCCTCCGGCCCGTGTCCGCCCCCGCCAAG AAGAAGATGAAACTCCGAGGTACCAAAGACCTGTCCCTCGCGGCTGTGGGGAAGTACGGGACCCTTCAGGAGTTCTCCTTCTTTGATAAG GTGCGCAGGGTGCTGAAGAGCCAGGAGGTGTACGAGAACTTCCTGCGCTGCATCGCCCTCTTCAACCAGGAGCTGGTGTCGGGCTCTGAGCTCCTGCAGCTGGTCAGCCCGTTTCTAGG GAAATTTCCAGAACTCTTTGCACAATTCAAGTCTTTCCTGGGGGTAAAAGAGCTGTCTTTTGCGCCACCCATGAGCGACCGATCTGGGGATGGAATAAGCCGGGAAATTGACTATGCATCCTGCAAGCGCATCGGGTCCAGCTACCGGGCTCTCCCCAAAACCTACCAGCAGCCCAAGTGCAGCGGGAGGACAGCCATCTGCAAGGAG GTGCTGAATGACACCTGGgtctccttcccctcctggtCAGAAGACTCCACCTTCGTCAGCTCCAAGAAGACGCCCTACGAGGAGCAGCTGCACCGCTGTGAGGACGAGCGATTCGAG TTAGATGTTGTCCTGGAGACCAACCTGGCCACCATCCGTGTGTTGGAAAGTGTGCAGAAGAAGCTCTCGCGGATGGCACCGGAAGACCAGGAGAAGTTCCGGCTGGACGACTCCCTGGGCGGCACGTCGGAGGTGATCCAGAGGCGCGCCATTCACCGCATCTATGGTGACAAAGCCCCTGAGATCATCGAGAGCCTCAAGAAGAACCCCGTCACCGCCGTGCCTGTCGTCCTGAAGAG GCTGAAGGCCAAGGAGGAGGAGTGGCGGGAGGCCCAGCAGGGCTTCAACAAGATCTGGCGCGAGCAGTATGAGAAGGCCTACCTCAAGTCCCTGGACCACCAAGCCGTGAACTTCAAGCAGAACGACACCAAGGCCTTGCGCTCCAAGAGTTTGCTCAACGAGATCGAGAGTGTCTATGATGAG CACCAGGAGCAGCACTCGGAGGGCCGCAGTGCCCCCTCCAGCGAGCCGCACCTCATCTTCGTCTACGAGGACAGGCAGATCTTGGAGGACGCGGCGGCCCTCATCAGCTACTACGTGAAGCGGCAGCCAGCCATCCAGAAGGAGGACCAGGGCACCATCCACCAGCTGCTGCACCACTTCCTGCCCAGCCTCTTCTTCTCCCAGCAGCTGGACCTGGCGGCTTCGGAGGAGTCAGCCGATGAGGACCGGGACGGCCCCCCAGGCCAGAGCTCAGACCCCAGCGAACGAAAGAAGCCGGCATCAGGGCCACAGAGCAGCCCCCCAGAGGAGAAGGGGACCTTTGGGGACACGCCAGCTGCTGAGCAGCCACCTGCACCACCACCCAAGCCCCTGGACGACGTGTATAGTCTCTTCTTTGCCAATAACAACTGGTACTTCTTCCTGCGCCTGCACCAGACCCTGTGCTCCAGGCTCCTGAGGATCTACCGCCAGGCCCAGAAGCAGCTGCTGGAGCACCGCACCGAGAAGGAGCGGGAGCAGCTGCTGTGCGAGGGCCGCAGGGAGAAGGGCAGCGACCCCGCCATGGAGCTGCGCCTCAAGCAGCCCA GTGAGGTGGAGCTGGAGGAGTATTACCCGGCCTTCCTGGACATGGTGCGGAGCCTGCTGGAGGGGAGCATCGACCCCACGCAGTACGAGGACACCCTGCGCGAGATGTTCACCATCCACGCCTACATCGGCTTCACCATGGACAAGCTGGTGCAGAACATCGCACGACAG CTACACCACCTGGTGAGCGACGACGTGTGCCTGAAGGTGGTGGAGCTCTACCTGAATGAGAAGAAGCGGGGAGCGGCTGGCGGGAACCTGTCTTCCCGCTGTGTCCGAGCTGCCAGGGAGACCAGCTACCAGTGGAGGGCCGAGCGCTGCATGGCCGACGAGAACTGCTTCAAG GTGATGTTCCTTCAGCGCAAAGGACAGGTGATCATGACCATCGAGCTACTGGACACTGAAGAGGCCCAGACAGAGGACCCTGTGGAGGTCCAG CACTTGGCCCGCTACGTGGAGCAGTACGTGGGGACTGAGGGCGCGTCCAGCTCCCCCACCGAGGGCTTCCTGCTGAAACCCGTGTTCCTGCAGAG GAACCTCAAGAAATTCCGGCGCTGGCAGTGTGAACAGGTGCGGGCGCTGCGCGGTGAGGCCAAGAGCTCCTGGAAGCGGCTCATCGGGGTGGAGAGCGCGTGCGACGTGGACTGCCGCTTCAAGCTCAGCACCCACAAGATGGTGTTCATCGTGAACTCTGAGGACTACATGTACCGCCGCGGGACCCTCTGCCGGGCCAAGCAG GTGCAGCCCCTGGTGCTGCTCCGCCACCACCAGCACTTCGAGGAGTGGCACAGCCGCTGGCTAGAGGACAATGTGACCGTGGAGGCAGCCAGCCTGGTACAGGACTGGCTCATGGGTGAGGAGGACGAGGACATGGTGCCCTGCAAGACGCTCTGCGAGACGGTGCACGTGCACGGCCTGCCCGTCACCCGCTACCGCGTGCAGTACAGCCGCCACCCTGCCTCGCCCTGA